A single Nicotiana tabacum cultivar K326 chromosome 5, ASM71507v2, whole genome shotgun sequence DNA region contains:
- the LOC107812546 gene encoding probable aquaporin NIP5-1 — MPEFESPVSAPATPGTPTPLFSSIRVDSMGSNYDRKSMPRCKCLPLDAPTWGTPHTCLSDFPAPDVSLTRKLGAEFVGTFILIFAATAGPIVNQKYNGAESLIGNAACSGLAVMIVILSTGHISGAHLNPSLTIAFAALRHFPWVQVPAYVAAQVSASVCASFALKGVFHPFMSGGVTVPSVNTGQAFALEFLITFNLLFVVTAVATDTRAVGELAGIAVGATVMLNILVAGPSSGASMNPVRTLGPAVAAGNYKSLWIYIVAPTLGALAGAAVYTLVKLRGDDSSETPRQVRSFRR, encoded by the exons ATGCCGGAATTTGAATCACCAGTATCGGCGCCGGCAACGCCGGGGACACCAACGCCGCTATTCTCGTCGATTCGAGTGGACTCAATGGGGTCTAATTATGATCGAAAGTCAATGCCCCGATGCAAGTGCTTGCCTTTGGATGCTCCAACATGGGGCACTCCTCACACGTGTCTTTCCGACTTCCCCGCACCAGATGTCTCCCTCACTCGCAAG TTGGGAGCAGAGTTCGTGGGAACATTTATCCTTATATTTGCTGCAACAGCCGGGCCAATTGTGAACCAAAAGTACAACGGAGCCGAATCTCTAATCGGAAATGCAGCTTGCTCTGGGCTGGCCGTTATGATCGTGATTCTGTCGACGGGCCATATTTCTGGAGCACATCTTAATCCGTCGCTCACCATTGCATTTGCAGCACTTCGTCATTTTCCGTGGGTTCAAGTGCCGGCCTATGTTGCAGCGCAGGTTTCAGCATCAGTTTGTGCTTCTTTTGCTCTCAAGGGTGTTTTTCATCCTTTCATGTCTGGTGGCGTTACTGTTCCTTCTGTAAACACTGGCCAGGCTTTTGCTCTCGAATTCCTCATCACATTCAATCTCCTTTTTGTTGTCACTGCTGTTGCTACCGACACCCGCGCG GTGGGAGAGTTGGCGGGCATTGCAGTTGGAGCTACAGTCATGCTCAATATTCTAGTGGCTGG GCCATCAAGTGGTGCTTCCATGAATCCAGTAAGAACTTTGGGGCCAGCCGTTGCAGCAGGAAATTACAAGTCATTGTGGATATACATAGTGGCTCCAACTCTGGGGGCTCTTGCAGGGGCAGCTGTTTATACGCTCGTCAAACTTCGAGGAGATGACAGTTCTGAGACACCACGCCAGGTTAGGAGCTTCCGCCGCTAG
- the LOC107812546 gene encoding putative aquaporin NIP5-1 isoform X1, with protein sequence MPEFESPVSAPATPGTPTPLFSSIRVDSMGSNYDRKSMPRCKCLPLDAPTWGTPHTCLSDFPAPDVSLTRKVVSSSLPKSKVRSSWREGCRGSIWKQPLYPRVGLGAEFVGTFILIFAATAGPIVNQKYNGAESLIGNAACSGLAVMIVILSTGHISGAHLNPSLTIAFAALRHFPWVQVPAYVAAQVSASVCASFALKGVFHPFMSGGVTVPSVNTGQAFALEFLITFNLLFVVTAVATDTRAVGELAGIAVGATVMLNILVAGPSSGASMNPVRTLGPAVAAGNYKSLWIYIVAPTLGALAGAAVYTLVKLRGDDSSETPRQVRSFRR encoded by the exons ATGCCGGAATTTGAATCACCAGTATCGGCGCCGGCAACGCCGGGGACACCAACGCCGCTATTCTCGTCGATTCGAGTGGACTCAATGGGGTCTAATTATGATCGAAAGTCAATGCCCCGATGCAAGTGCTTGCCTTTGGATGCTCCAACATGGGGCACTCCTCACACGTGTCTTTCCGACTTCCCCGCACCAGATGTCTCCCTCACTCGCAAG gttgtgagttccagtctacccaagagcaaggtgagaagttcttggagggaaggatgccgagggtctatttggaaacagcctctctaccccagagtaggg TTGGGAGCAGAGTTCGTGGGAACATTTATCCTTATATTTGCTGCAACAGCCGGGCCAATTGTGAACCAAAAGTACAACGGAGCCGAATCTCTAATCGGAAATGCAGCTTGCTCTGGGCTGGCCGTTATGATCGTGATTCTGTCGACGGGCCATATTTCTGGAGCACATCTTAATCCGTCGCTCACCATTGCATTTGCAGCACTTCGTCATTTTCCGTGGGTTCAAGTGCCGGCCTATGTTGCAGCGCAGGTTTCAGCATCAGTTTGTGCTTCTTTTGCTCTCAAGGGTGTTTTTCATCCTTTCATGTCTGGTGGCGTTACTGTTCCTTCTGTAAACACTGGCCAGGCTTTTGCTCTCGAATTCCTCATCACATTCAATCTCCTTTTTGTTGTCACTGCTGTTGCTACCGACACCCGCGCG GTGGGAGAGTTGGCGGGCATTGCAGTTGGAGCTACAGTCATGCTCAATATTCTAGTGGCTGG GCCATCAAGTGGTGCTTCCATGAATCCAGTAAGAACTTTGGGGCCAGCCGTTGCAGCAGGAAATTACAAGTCATTGTGGATATACATAGTGGCTCCAACTCTGGGGGCTCTTGCAGGGGCAGCTGTTTATACGCTCGTCAAACTTCGAGGAGATGACAGTTCTGAGACACCACGCCAGGTTAGGAGCTTCCGCCGCTAG
- the LOC107812546 gene encoding putative aquaporin NIP5-1 isoform X2 — MQVLAFGCSNMGHSSHVSFRLPRTRCLPHSQELIVILPTSTSNQEVVSSSLPKSKVRSSWREGCRGSIWKQPLYPRVGLGAEFVGTFILIFAATAGPIVNQKYNGAESLIGNAACSGLAVMIVILSTGHISGAHLNPSLTIAFAALRHFPWVQVPAYVAAQVSASVCASFALKGVFHPFMSGGVTVPSVNTGQAFALEFLITFNLLFVVTAVATDTRAVGELAGIAVGATVMLNILVAGPSSGASMNPVRTLGPAVAAGNYKSLWIYIVAPTLGALAGAAVYTLVKLRGDDSSETPRQVRSFRR; from the exons ATGCAAGTGCTTGCCTTTGGATGCTCCAACATGGGGCACTCCTCACACGTGTCTTTCCGACTTCCCCGCACCAGATGTCTCCCTCACTCGCAAG AACTAATTGTCATACTTCCAAcgtccacttccaaccaagaggttgtgagttccagtctacccaagagcaaggtgagaagttcttggagggaaggatgccgagggtctatttggaaacagcctctctaccccagagtaggg TTGGGAGCAGAGTTCGTGGGAACATTTATCCTTATATTTGCTGCAACAGCCGGGCCAATTGTGAACCAAAAGTACAACGGAGCCGAATCTCTAATCGGAAATGCAGCTTGCTCTGGGCTGGCCGTTATGATCGTGATTCTGTCGACGGGCCATATTTCTGGAGCACATCTTAATCCGTCGCTCACCATTGCATTTGCAGCACTTCGTCATTTTCCGTGGGTTCAAGTGCCGGCCTATGTTGCAGCGCAGGTTTCAGCATCAGTTTGTGCTTCTTTTGCTCTCAAGGGTGTTTTTCATCCTTTCATGTCTGGTGGCGTTACTGTTCCTTCTGTAAACACTGGCCAGGCTTTTGCTCTCGAATTCCTCATCACATTCAATCTCCTTTTTGTTGTCACTGCTGTTGCTACCGACACCCGCGCG GTGGGAGAGTTGGCGGGCATTGCAGTTGGAGCTACAGTCATGCTCAATATTCTAGTGGCTGG GCCATCAAGTGGTGCTTCCATGAATCCAGTAAGAACTTTGGGGCCAGCCGTTGCAGCAGGAAATTACAAGTCATTGTGGATATACATAGTGGCTCCAACTCTGGGGGCTCTTGCAGGGGCAGCTGTTTATACGCTCGTCAAACTTCGAGGAGATGACAGTTCTGAGACACCACGCCAGGTTAGGAGCTTCCGCCGCTAG